The proteins below come from a single Salinilacihabitans rarus genomic window:
- a CDS encoding MazG-like family protein, with protein sequence MDEQDRVATFLETYDLDAAPENRVLDLVSEVGEVATEVNESTDYGASPDDVAVARDELGDALFSLLSVCEAVDVDASAALDEALAKYERRLSETGTAASGE encoded by the coding sequence ATGGACGAACAGGATCGAGTCGCGACGTTCCTCGAAACGTACGACCTCGACGCGGCGCCCGAGAACCGCGTCCTCGACCTCGTCTCGGAGGTCGGCGAGGTCGCCACGGAGGTAAACGAGTCGACCGACTACGGCGCGAGCCCCGACGACGTCGCGGTCGCACGCGACGAACTGGGCGACGCGCTGTTCTCGCTGCTCTCGGTCTGCGAGGCCGTCGACGTCGACGCGTCGGCGGCGCTCGACGAGGCGCTCGCGAAGTACGAGCGACGGCTCTCGGAGACGGGGACGGCGGCCTCCGGCGAGTAG
- a CDS encoding universal stress protein, translating to MYDAILVATDGGAGAERAIEEAIELATVHDARLHALYVVNSSAIAPGVDFEDLESIGRDAVDHVAATAREAGLEDVETAVTHGLRHRAILDYVDAHDVDLVVVGRGRGLDRLLRGGTSDRVFEAASVPVLVVR from the coding sequence ATGTACGACGCGATCCTGGTGGCGACCGACGGCGGGGCCGGCGCCGAGCGGGCGATCGAGGAGGCGATCGAACTGGCAACCGTCCACGACGCGCGTTTGCACGCGCTGTACGTCGTCAACTCGTCGGCCATCGCGCCCGGCGTCGACTTCGAGGACCTCGAATCGATCGGCCGGGACGCGGTCGACCACGTCGCGGCGACGGCGCGGGAGGCGGGACTCGAAGACGTCGAGACCGCCGTCACCCACGGGCTGCGCCACCGGGCGATCCTCGACTACGTCGACGCCCACGACGTCGACCTCGTGGTCGTGGGCCGGGGGCGCGGACTGGATCGGCTCCTCCGGGGTGGCACCTCGGACCGGGTCTTCGAGGCCGCCTCGGTCCCGGTGCTGGTCGTCCGGTGA
- a CDS encoding universal stress protein — MAHRVLVALDGSAQSVAAFEHAVETFPDSTIVVFHALDPFDADPEGETAQPLTDAWHEAERERAERLFDRALDAVGVDPDGVERETSVGPPAETIVAFAEESDVDHVVLGSYGRGGASHLHLGSVAEVVVRRAPVPVTVVR, encoded by the coding sequence ATGGCCCACCGCGTCCTGGTCGCGCTCGACGGCTCCGCGCAGTCCGTCGCCGCGTTCGAACACGCAGTCGAGACGTTCCCCGACTCGACGATCGTCGTCTTCCACGCGCTCGACCCCTTCGACGCCGACCCCGAGGGGGAGACGGCCCAGCCGCTGACCGACGCGTGGCACGAGGCCGAACGCGAGCGGGCCGAGCGGCTGTTCGACCGCGCCCTCGACGCGGTCGGCGTCGACCCCGACGGCGTCGAGCGCGAGACCAGCGTCGGCCCGCCCGCGGAGACCATCGTCGCCTTCGCCGAGGAGAGCGACGTCGACCACGTCGTGCTGGGGAGTTACGGTCGCGGCGGGGCCTCGCACCTCCACCTCGGGAGCGTCGCCGAGGTCGTCGTCCGGCGCGCCCCGGTCCCGGTCACCGTCGTCCGGTGA
- the udk gene encoding uridine kinase, whose amino-acid sequence MSIPSFVIGIAGGTGAGKTTVAREVADTVGEAVTRIPVDNYYEDLSHLDYEERKTVNYDHPSAFEWELLREHLDALTMGQPVEMPQYDFERHNRKDETVRVEPTDVIVLEGIFALYDEAVLDMLDLRVYVMTDADVRILRRIQRDVIDRGRDLEGVIEQYLGTVKPMHEQFVAPTKKRADVIIPEGANRMAVDLLTEKVEAELGGDGPASPFDSVEERETTVEPDGDGTSAGD is encoded by the coding sequence ATGAGCATTCCGTCGTTCGTCATCGGCATCGCGGGGGGGACGGGGGCCGGCAAGACGACGGTCGCTCGGGAGGTCGCCGACACCGTCGGCGAGGCCGTCACCCGGATTCCGGTCGACAACTACTACGAGGACCTCTCGCACCTCGACTACGAGGAACGGAAGACGGTCAACTACGACCACCCCTCGGCGTTCGAGTGGGAACTCCTGCGCGAGCACCTCGACGCGCTGACGATGGGCCAGCCGGTCGAGATGCCCCAGTACGACTTCGAACGGCACAACCGCAAGGACGAGACGGTCCGCGTCGAACCGACGGACGTGATCGTCCTCGAAGGGATCTTCGCGCTGTACGACGAGGCGGTCCTCGACATGCTCGACCTCCGGGTGTACGTGATGACCGACGCCGACGTCCGCATCCTCCGGCGCATCCAGCGAGACGTCATCGATCGCGGCCGCGACCTCGAAGGGGTCATCGAGCAGTACCTCGGGACGGTCAAGCCGATGCACGAGCAGTTCGTCGCGCCGACGAAGAAACGCGCCGACGTGATCATCCCCGAAGGTGCAAACCGGATGGCCGTCGACCTGCTCACCGAGAAGGTCGAGGCCGAACTCGGCGGCGACGGCCCCGCGTCGCCGTTCGACTCGGTCGAAGAGCGCGAGACGACCGTCGAACCCGACGGCGACGGCACGAGCGCCGGCGACTGA
- a CDS encoding aminoglycoside N(3)-acetyltransferase: protein MNEADAVERVDEPVTVASLADDLRALGVEAGDTLLVHSSLSELGWVAGGAQAVVEALRTVVTDAGTLVMPTHSGQYSDPAAWSNPPVPESWVDIIRESMPPFRPAVTPTRGMGAVPECFRTYPDVVRSDHPTVSFAAWGADAEAVVADHALDDALGEGSPLARIYERDGRVLLLGVGHDSDTSLHLAEYRAEIPTATVSNAAAVLRDGERVLAEYEDIETSTEDFPDLGAAFEREVGLAEGPVGAATAKLASQRALVDFAVEWFEANR from the coding sequence ATGAACGAAGCCGACGCCGTCGAGCGGGTCGACGAACCGGTCACCGTCGCCTCGCTCGCCGACGACCTGCGCGCACTCGGGGTCGAGGCGGGCGACACCCTCCTCGTCCACTCGTCGCTGAGCGAACTCGGCTGGGTCGCCGGCGGCGCGCAGGCCGTCGTCGAGGCCCTGCGGACGGTCGTGACCGACGCGGGGACGCTCGTGATGCCGACCCACTCGGGCCAGTACTCCGACCCCGCGGCGTGGTCGAACCCGCCGGTCCCGGAGTCGTGGGTCGACATCATCCGCGAGTCGATGCCGCCGTTCCGGCCGGCGGTCACGCCGACGCGGGGGATGGGCGCCGTCCCGGAGTGCTTTCGCACCTACCCGGACGTCGTCCGGAGCGACCACCCGACCGTCTCGTTCGCGGCGTGGGGCGCCGACGCCGAGGCGGTCGTCGCCGACCACGCCCTCGACGACGCCCTCGGCGAGGGGTCGCCGCTGGCGCGCATCTACGAGCGCGACGGCCGGGTGCTCCTGCTCGGCGTCGGCCACGACAGCGACACCTCGCTGCACCTCGCGGAGTACCGGGCCGAGATTCCGACGGCGACCGTCTCCAACGCCGCGGCCGTCCTCCGGGACGGCGAACGGGTCCTCGCGGAGTACGAGGACATCGAGACGAGCACCGAGGACTTCCCCGACCTCGGCGCGGCCTTCGAGCGGGAGGTCGGCCTCGCGGAGGGGCCCGTCGGCGCCGCGACGGCGAAACTGGCGAGCCAGCGGGCGCTGGTCGACTTCGCCGTCGAGTGGTTCGAGGCGAACCGGTGA
- a CDS encoding DUF5694 domain-containing protein, giving the protein MSDSGTPSDGRPSRDGEEVRAMVLGTYHMDEPGLDAATLDVDDVLVPRRQAELEELTDSLARWNPDRVAVERPYDRADAVNALYDEYRAGERAYDREEEIDPPHPFRNEPDTECRSEVVQIGFRLAEKLDHERVSPIDSPTKLGNEEVEALRERGFEPETKVSASLPDPEERVREWGRRLADSSIVEFHRWLNREEQVSANNEAMFDEYLRLGEGDNFGGPRLLATWYERNLRMVHALWRAIEPDDRRVLVLVGNGHVPVLRHLLEETPTFRPVGPRSHL; this is encoded by the coding sequence ATGTCGGATTCCGGAACGCCGTCCGACGGCCGGCCGTCCCGCGACGGCGAGGAGGTCCGCGCGATGGTGCTCGGCACGTACCACATGGACGAGCCGGGGCTGGACGCGGCGACCCTCGACGTCGACGACGTCCTCGTGCCGCGCCGGCAGGCCGAACTCGAGGAACTGACCGACTCGCTCGCCCGCTGGAACCCCGACCGCGTCGCCGTCGAACGGCCCTACGACAGGGCCGACGCCGTGAACGCCCTCTACGACGAGTACCGCGCCGGCGAGCGGGCGTACGACCGCGAGGAGGAGATCGACCCGCCACACCCCTTCCGGAACGAGCCGGACACCGAGTGTCGCAGCGAGGTCGTCCAGATCGGCTTCCGGCTCGCCGAGAAGCTGGACCACGAGCGCGTCTCCCCGATCGACAGTCCGACGAAGCTCGGCAACGAGGAGGTCGAGGCCCTGCGCGAACGGGGGTTCGAACCGGAGACGAAGGTGTCGGCGTCGCTTCCGGACCCCGAGGAGAGGGTCCGGGAGTGGGGGCGGCGACTGGCCGACTCCTCGATCGTCGAGTTCCACCGGTGGCTGAACCGCGAGGAGCAGGTCTCCGCGAACAACGAGGCGATGTTCGACGAGTACCTCCGACTCGGCGAGGGCGACAACTTCGGCGGCCCGCGGCTGCTCGCGACCTGGTACGAGCGAAACCTCCGGATGGTCCACGCGCTCTGGCGCGCGATCGAACCGGACGACCGGCGGGTGCTGGTCCTCGTCGGGAACGGGCACGTGCCCGTCCTCCGGCACCTCTTGGAGGAGACGCCGACGTTCCGTCCGGTCGGCCCGCGTTCGCATCTGTGA
- a CDS encoding DsrE family protein → MRLGIILETNDPERVWNAFRLANTALDADHDVEVFLLGDGVDAPDLEHEKFNPHGVMVKYTRNGGELLACGTCLDSRDIEPDDLRPRSTMGDCLRVVEDADEVLTIG, encoded by the coding sequence ATGCGCCTCGGAATCATCCTCGAGACGAACGACCCGGAACGCGTCTGGAACGCCTTCCGACTCGCGAACACCGCCCTCGACGCCGACCACGACGTCGAGGTGTTCCTCCTCGGCGACGGCGTCGACGCCCCCGACCTCGAACACGAGAAGTTCAACCCCCACGGCGTGATGGTCAAGTACACCCGAAACGGCGGCGAACTCCTCGCGTGCGGGACCTGCCTCGACTCCCGCGACATCGAACCGGACGACCTCCGGCCCCGCTCGACGATGGGAGACTGCCTCCGCGTCGTCGAAGACGCGGACGAAGTCCTCACGATCGGCTGA
- a CDS encoding helix-turn-helix domain-containing protein produces MSLYEASFRVKHECPYREISERHPDLTIREWYLSDCQVIEITSPESPTEELLEEIDELGTILHESIDETGLHVVTQSCLCSLEGSILERFEEHDCLYQPPTIHRQGWEHYTVVAFDEADVRALLRDLEADRDIDLLSKTAIAEQRISHSMLAPVDQLFEGLTDRQLAALQLALENGYYEQPRGTSLRELAERTAVARSTFEEHLRKAENKLLTNAGSYLRLVTATAGPNPLRADSPDAAPGSAD; encoded by the coding sequence ATGAGCCTCTACGAAGCCTCGTTCCGGGTCAAACACGAGTGTCCGTACCGCGAGATCTCGGAGCGACACCCGGACCTCACGATCCGCGAGTGGTACCTGAGCGACTGCCAGGTGATCGAGATCACGTCCCCGGAGTCGCCGACCGAGGAGTTACTCGAGGAGATCGACGAACTGGGAACGATCCTCCACGAATCGATCGACGAGACCGGCCTGCACGTCGTCACGCAGTCCTGTCTCTGCTCGCTCGAAGGGTCGATTCTGGAGCGGTTCGAGGAACACGACTGCCTCTACCAGCCGCCGACGATCCACCGTCAGGGCTGGGAGCACTACACGGTGGTCGCGTTCGACGAGGCCGACGTCCGGGCGCTGCTGCGTGACCTCGAGGCGGACCGGGACATCGACCTGCTCTCGAAGACCGCCATCGCGGAACAGCGGATCTCCCACAGCATGCTGGCGCCGGTCGACCAGCTGTTCGAGGGGCTGACCGACCGGCAGCTTGCGGCGCTGCAACTGGCCCTCGAGAACGGCTACTACGAACAGCCGCGGGGGACGTCGCTGCGCGAGCTGGCCGAGCGGACCGCCGTGGCCCGCTCGACGTTCGAGGAGCACCTCCGGAAGGCGGAGAACAAGCTCCTGACGAACGCCGGCAGCTACCTGCGGCTGGTCACGGCCACCGCCGGGCCGAACCCGCTGCGGGCGGACTCGCCGGACGCCGCACCGGGGAGCGCCGACTGA
- a CDS encoding MFS transporter, which produces MGTESDLTQGIREHVGQFSLHVLLVFATGLTIGSERTVVPVLGEDLGVESFLVIGSFVVSFGFVKAVLNLYAGKWGEEYGRKPVLVLGWATALPLPVILIFAPSWGWITVGNVLLGVNQALTWSMAINAKIDLAGPEQRGLAVGIDESFGYTGVAVGAWLTGAIAARTALRPEPFYFLAVVVVLALLVSIFLIEETVQYARLEGDDDHHDANLPFGEVLKRATYGDRTLFAAAQAGHVENFVDTLFWIAVPLYLTSRDLGIEAVGVVVGVHSAMYFLQIGTGGLADRIGRRPPVVWGMFLAGAGVLGMVLVDGYLPWAVLAGVSGLGMALLYPNLMTVPGDAAHPTWRSAGMGVYRMWRDSGYGVGAILIGLSMEFVNLEAAFYATAILMFASGAVVYLWMEETHPEFGTHEPPAPAPEPPRGVTAED; this is translated from the coding sequence ATGGGCACGGAATCCGATCTCACACAGGGCATCCGCGAACACGTCGGGCAGTTCTCGCTGCACGTCCTGCTGGTGTTCGCGACCGGGCTGACCATCGGCTCCGAGCGCACCGTTGTCCCCGTCCTGGGCGAGGACCTCGGCGTCGAGTCGTTTCTGGTCATCGGCTCGTTCGTCGTCTCCTTCGGCTTCGTCAAGGCCGTGCTCAACCTCTACGCCGGCAAGTGGGGCGAGGAGTACGGCCGCAAGCCGGTCCTCGTCCTCGGCTGGGCGACCGCACTTCCCCTCCCCGTGATCCTCATCTTCGCCCCCAGTTGGGGCTGGATCACGGTCGGGAACGTCCTGCTGGGCGTCAACCAGGCGCTGACCTGGAGCATGGCGATCAACGCCAAGATCGACCTCGCGGGGCCGGAACAGCGCGGCCTCGCGGTCGGCATCGACGAGTCGTTCGGCTACACGGGCGTCGCCGTCGGCGCGTGGCTCACGGGCGCCATCGCCGCCCGGACGGCCCTCCGGCCGGAGCCGTTCTACTTCCTCGCCGTCGTCGTGGTGCTCGCGCTGCTCGTCTCGATCTTCCTGATCGAGGAGACGGTCCAGTACGCCCGTCTGGAGGGCGACGACGACCACCACGACGCGAACCTGCCGTTCGGCGAGGTGCTGAAGCGGGCGACCTACGGCGACCGGACGCTGTTCGCGGCGGCGCAGGCGGGCCACGTCGAGAACTTCGTCGACACGCTGTTCTGGATCGCCGTGCCGCTGTACCTCACGAGTCGGGACCTCGGCATCGAGGCCGTCGGCGTCGTCGTCGGCGTCCACAGCGCGATGTACTTCCTCCAGATCGGTACCGGCGGCCTCGCCGACCGCATCGGGCGGCGCCCGCCCGTCGTCTGGGGGATGTTCCTCGCCGGCGCCGGCGTCCTCGGGATGGTACTCGTCGACGGCTACCTCCCGTGGGCCGTCCTCGCCGGCGTCTCCGGTCTGGGGATGGCGCTGCTCTACCCGAACCTGATGACCGTCCCCGGCGACGCCGCCCACCCGACGTGGCGGTCGGCGGGGATGGGCGTCTACCGGATGTGGCGCGATTCGGGGTACGGCGTCGGCGCGATCCTGATCGGCCTCTCGATGGAGTTCGTGAACCTCGAAGCCGCGTTCTACGCGACCGCGATCCTGATGTTCGCCTCCGGCGCGGTCGTCTACCTGTGGATGGAGGAGACCCACCCCGAGTTCGGCACCCACGAACCGCCGGCCCCCGCCCCGGAACCGCCCCGCGGGGTGACGGCCGAGGACTGA
- a CDS encoding CopG family ribbon-helix-helix protein: protein MRTSFNIPDDVVEEFDRVWQDEGIGNRSRAVREAMLEFIETHSRLEDTTGEIVALVGFDYRHHEVIQELHAVQHEYQDVILNTSHTHQGEWCLESLFCRGAAERVRELTYRLRDFDGVRRVKVMVIRDNVE, encoded by the coding sequence ATGAGAACGAGTTTCAACATCCCCGACGACGTAGTCGAGGAGTTCGACCGAGTATGGCAGGACGAGGGGATCGGAAATCGGTCACGGGCGGTGAGAGAAGCGATGCTGGAGTTCATCGAAACCCACTCTCGCCTCGAAGATACGACCGGCGAGATCGTCGCGCTCGTCGGTTTCGACTACCGCCACCACGAGGTAATTCAGGAACTCCACGCTGTCCAACACGAGTATCAGGACGTTATCCTCAATACGAGCCACACGCATCAAGGCGAGTGGTGCCTCGAATCGCTGTTCTGTCGCGGGGCCGCCGAGCGGGTCCGTGAGCTTACGTACCGGCTCCGTGATTTCGACGGTGTTCGCAGGGTGAAGGTGATGGTGATCCGGGATAACGTCGAATAA
- a CDS encoding type II toxin-antitoxin system VapC family toxin: MIQDTSFIIDLLRGDENAKRILDIVEKEARPQKVSSVTVLELYEGVVRSQTPETKRERILEILETKHVVSADHTVMRKAGKLSGKLINGVERIEREDCIIAATALLNDEPVITRNTKHFGRIDGLEVRTY; the protein is encoded by the coding sequence ATGATTCAGGACACATCGTTCATTATCGACTTATTACGTGGCGATGAAAACGCAAAACGAATTCTCGATATCGTCGAAAAAGAAGCGCGGCCACAAAAAGTGTCCTCCGTGACGGTTTTGGAACTCTACGAGGGCGTTGTTCGGTCTCAAACGCCGGAGACGAAGCGGGAGCGAATTCTCGAGATACTGGAAACGAAGCACGTCGTGAGTGCCGACCACACCGTGATGCGAAAAGCCGGAAAACTCTCCGGTAAGCTAATCAATGGCGTCGAACGGATTGAGCGAGAAGACTGTATTATCGCTGCGACTGCGCTTCTCAACGACGAACCAGTTATCACGAGAAACACCAAGCACTTCGGACGTATCGACGGCCTCGAAGTACGGACGTACTAG
- a CDS encoding chorismate mutase: MTGDDAATTDGGENRTPEEMDLDELREEIREIDRDIVELIARRTYVADTIARVKSAEGLPTTDEKQEVRVMERAGENADRFDVDANLVKAIFRLLIELNKVEQRENR; this comes from the coding sequence ATGACAGGAGACGACGCAGCTACGACCGACGGAGGCGAGAACCGAACCCCCGAGGAGATGGATCTGGACGAACTCCGCGAGGAGATCCGCGAGATCGACCGCGACATCGTCGAACTCATTGCCCGCCGTACGTACGTCGCCGACACCATCGCACGGGTCAAGTCCGCCGAAGGGCTGCCGACGACCGACGAGAAGCAGGAAGTGCGCGTGATGGAACGCGCGGGCGAGAACGCCGACCGCTTCGACGTCGACGCGAACCTCGTGAAAGCGATCTTTCGGCTGTTGATCGAACTGAACAAAGTTGAGCAGCGTGAAAACAGGTAA
- a CDS encoding shikimate kinase, with translation MDGRAVAPAAGTVLNALATGTGSAFAIDLETTATVDLTDDGEIEGTIAEDPEADAELIERGVAVTLDRHAAAAGRERRDVGARVHTESEVPLAAGLKSSSAAANAAVLATLDALEIADAVDRVDACRLGVYAAREAGVTVTGAFDDASASMLGGVTVTDNTRDELLAREAVDWHAVVYTPPEQAFSADADVAACERIAPVADLVAELALDGRYAEAMTVNGFAFCGALGFPTAPLLDALPDAAGVSLSGTGPSYVAVGEREALATVRDRWEDRPGTTRLLATRSDGATTT, from the coding sequence ATGGACGGTCGGGCAGTCGCCCCCGCCGCCGGCACCGTACTGAACGCGCTCGCGACGGGCACCGGGTCGGCGTTCGCGATCGACCTCGAGACGACCGCGACGGTCGACCTCACCGACGACGGCGAGATCGAGGGCACGATCGCCGAGGACCCCGAGGCGGACGCCGAACTGATCGAGCGCGGCGTCGCGGTCACCCTCGACCGCCACGCGGCGGCGGCGGGACGTGAGCGACGGGACGTCGGCGCGCGCGTCCACACCGAGAGCGAGGTGCCGCTGGCCGCGGGGCTGAAGAGTTCGAGCGCCGCGGCGAACGCGGCCGTGCTGGCGACCCTCGACGCCCTCGAAATCGCCGACGCCGTCGACCGGGTCGACGCCTGTCGACTCGGCGTGTACGCGGCGCGCGAGGCCGGCGTGACGGTGACCGGCGCGTTCGACGACGCCAGCGCCAGCATGCTCGGCGGCGTGACCGTCACCGACAATACGCGCGACGAACTGCTCGCCCGCGAGGCGGTCGACTGGCACGCGGTCGTCTACACGCCGCCCGAGCAGGCGTTCAGCGCCGACGCCGACGTCGCCGCCTGCGAGCGGATCGCCCCGGTGGCGGACCTCGTCGCCGAACTCGCCCTCGACGGCCGGTACGCCGAGGCGATGACGGTCAACGGCTTCGCCTTCTGCGGCGCGCTCGGCTTCCCGACGGCGCCGCTGCTCGATGCCCTCCCCGACGCCGCGGGCGTCTCGCTGTCGGGGACCGGCCCGAGTTACGTCGCCGTCGGCGAGCGCGAGGCGCTGGCGACGGTCCGGGACCGCTGGGAGGACCGCCCGGGGACGACGCGACTGCTCGCGACGCGGTCCGACGGAGCGACCACGACATGA
- a CDS encoding aminotransferase class V-fold PLP-dependent enzyme — MTPESLRAEMPALEDVTYLNFGAAGPSPRRVVEAAESFLEHHEYVAPGREGPYTAAFDAYDDARATVADFLGASEGEVALTGSTTDGINRVGCALQWEPGDVVVRTDLEHPAGILPWQRLERLGVEVRVVESERGRLDLDAYREAVRGAKLVCFSALTWNYGTHLPVDELVEIAHDAGALVIVDAVQVPGQTPLAVDEWGADVVAAAGHKWLLGTWGAGFLYVDSAVVDRFQPRAVGYRGVVDPGDPDPEFEPGARRFEIGTANPAPHVALGTAIETVEAIGVEEIDARIATLAGRLADAVPDERLLSPATPESGLVTIDVDDPEATVERLADEGIVVRSLPAPDAIRASIHAVTTEAEVDALVEALEPEW, encoded by the coding sequence ATGACGCCCGAATCGCTGCGAGCCGAGATGCCGGCGCTCGAGGACGTGACGTACCTGAACTTCGGCGCGGCCGGGCCCAGCCCCCGCCGGGTCGTCGAGGCCGCGGAGTCGTTCCTCGAACACCACGAGTACGTCGCCCCCGGACGCGAGGGGCCGTACACGGCCGCGTTCGACGCCTACGACGACGCGCGGGCGACCGTCGCCGACTTCCTCGGCGCGAGCGAGGGGGAAGTCGCGCTCACGGGGAGCACGACCGACGGCATCAACCGGGTCGGCTGTGCGCTCCAGTGGGAACCCGGGGACGTCGTCGTCCGGACCGACCTCGAACACCCCGCGGGGATCCTGCCGTGGCAGCGACTCGAACGGCTGGGCGTCGAGGTCCGGGTCGTCGAGAGCGAGCGCGGCCGCCTCGACCTCGACGCCTATCGCGAGGCCGTCCGCGGAGCGAAACTCGTCTGCTTCAGCGCGCTCACGTGGAACTACGGGACCCACCTGCCGGTCGACGAACTCGTCGAGATCGCCCACGACGCGGGCGCGCTCGTCATCGTCGACGCGGTGCAGGTCCCCGGCCAGACCCCGCTTGCCGTCGACGAGTGGGGCGCCGACGTCGTCGCCGCGGCGGGCCACAAGTGGCTGCTGGGAACCTGGGGCGCCGGCTTCCTCTACGTCGATTCGGCGGTCGTCGACCGGTTCCAGCCCCGGGCGGTCGGCTACCGGGGCGTCGTCGACCCCGGCGACCCGGACCCCGAGTTCGAACCCGGCGCCCGGCGGTTCGAGATCGGTACCGCGAACCCGGCGCCACACGTCGCCCTCGGGACGGCGATCGAGACGGTCGAGGCGATCGGCGTCGAGGAGATCGACGCCCGGATCGCGACGCTCGCGGGCCGTCTCGCCGACGCCGTCCCCGACGAGCGGCTCCTGAGCCCCGCGACGCCGGAGTCCGGGCTGGTGACGATCGACGTCGACGACCCCGAGGCGACGGTCGAGCGTCTCGCCGACGAGGGGATCGTCGTGCGGTCGCTACCCGCTCCCGACGCGATCCGGGCGTCGATCCACGCCGTCACCACCGAGGCGGAGGTCGACGCCCTCGTCGAGGCGCTCGAACCGGAGTGGTGA
- a CDS encoding helix-turn-helix domain-containing protein, with the protein MPDSMIEQLQRDMECEGLLECFHGLKQLDKECFRVLVDSDEPLTIDEVAEAVDRERSTAYRSIQRLLKAGFIQKEQVNYDQGGYYHVYSPTDPSQIADDMQRLLNDWYAKMGQLIQEFEDKYEQADERPVAVDG; encoded by the coding sequence ATGCCCGACTCGATGATCGAACAACTGCAGCGGGACATGGAGTGTGAGGGGTTGCTGGAGTGTTTCCACGGGTTGAAACAGCTGGACAAGGAGTGTTTCCGGGTGCTCGTCGATAGCGACGAGCCGTTGACGATCGACGAGGTCGCCGAGGCGGTCGACCGCGAGCGCTCGACGGCCTACCGCTCGATCCAGCGGCTGCTCAAGGCGGGGTTCATCCAGAAAGAGCAGGTCAACTACGATCAGGGCGGCTACTACCACGTCTACTCGCCGACGGACCCGTCACAGATCGCAGACGACATGCAGCGGCTGCTCAACGACTGGTACGCCAAGATGGGCCAGCTCATCCAGGAGTTCGAGGACAAGTACGAGCAGGCCGACGAACGCCCCGTCGCCGTCGACGGCTGA
- a CDS encoding thioredoxin family protein, whose protein sequence is MSDTLDEERERIREQKKRELMNRLEGGDGSEAAATDAGAPDEPIPIEGGDHLESVVETHGVVLVDCYADWCGPCQMLEPTVEALAAETDAAVAKVDVDAHQTLARQLGVQGVPTLVLYADGEPVERLVGVQDRGTLEGLIDQFA, encoded by the coding sequence ATGAGCGACACGCTCGACGAGGAACGGGAACGGATCAGGGAGCAAAAGAAACGGGAACTGATGAACCGCCTCGAAGGCGGCGACGGGTCGGAGGCGGCCGCGACCGACGCCGGCGCCCCCGACGAGCCGATTCCGATCGAGGGCGGCGACCACCTCGAATCCGTCGTCGAAACCCACGGGGTCGTCCTCGTCGACTGTTACGCCGACTGGTGTGGCCCCTGCCAGATGCTCGAACCGACGGTCGAGGCGCTCGCGGCCGAGACCGACGCCGCGGTCGCGAAGGTGGACGTCGACGCCCACCAGACCCTCGCCCGACAGCTCGGCGTCCAGGGCGTCCCGACGCTCGTGCTCTACGCCGACGGCGAACCGGTCGAACGCCTCGTCGGCGTTCAGGACCGGGGGACGCTCGAAGGGCTGATCGACCAGTTCGCCTGA
- a CDS encoding sulfurtransferase TusA family protein, giving the protein MTEPQLDTDVTIDSRGASCPGPLMDLIGKVKTLDPGAVVELQTSTRNSTTDVPEWLDEAGHELLEIEEHDDYWSIYLEVS; this is encoded by the coding sequence ATGACCGAACCGCAACTCGACACCGACGTAACGATCGACTCGCGCGGCGCGTCCTGCCCGGGGCCACTGATGGACCTCATCGGGAAGGTGAAGACGCTCGACCCCGGCGCCGTCGTCGAACTACAGACCTCGACGCGCAACTCGACGACTGACGTCCCCGAGTGGCTCGACGAGGCCGGCCACGAACTCCTCGAGATCGAAGAGCACGACGACTACTGGAGCATCTACCTGGAGGTGTCCTGA